One Gadus chalcogrammus isolate NIFS_2021 chromosome 4, NIFS_Gcha_1.0, whole genome shotgun sequence DNA segment encodes these proteins:
- the hspa14 gene encoding heat shock 70 kDa protein 14, whose protein sequence is MAAIGVHFGYTCACVAIFKDGRADVIANDAGDRVTPSVVAYRETEQIVGIAAKQGRVRNATNTVVKVKQLLGRTSADPEANAHKAESKCPVVSKGEKLYYEISAGEQTKLVTPDAVAKLVLEKMRETAQAALGSDVTDAVITVPFEFSQAQKTALREAAEAAGFNVLRLIHEPSAALLAYNIGQEFPSGKSHVLVYKLGGTSLSVTALQVNGGMFRVLDTLTDHSVGGESYTDALALHLAAEFKRSFKQDISNNARAMMKLTNGADHAKHSLSSLTSANCFVDSLHDGMDFDCNISRARFEQLCSSLLSKSIQPIKTLLETVGLSARDFSQVVLCGGSARIPRLQKMIQDLFPDVEQLCSTPPDEVIAMGAALEAGLLAGKDGPCPDDESVAVEVCSADILVKEQDESGAEVFNVLLPSGTPLPARRVHTLQGPGALASLCVELYQRVALQPQTLARIVLRDLEPKEENHDIDTVLTMKRDGSLHVSCVDQSSGRSEVVTIAAAS, encoded by the exons ATGGCTGCCATTGGAGTCCACTTTGGTTACACATGTGCTTGCGTGGCGATATTTAAG GATGGGCGAGCGGATGTGATCGCCAATGATGCCGGCGACAGAGTCACCCCCTCTGTGGTGGCGTACCGGGAAACAGAGCAG ATTGTAGGCATTGCAGCAAAGCAAGGGAGAGTCCGCAATGCCACCAACACTGTGGTCAAAGTCAAACAGTTGTTGGGCAGAAC CTCGGCAGACCCTGAGGCAAACGCCCATAAAGCAGAGAGTAAATGTCCT GTGGTGAGCAAGGGCGAGAAGCTGTACTACGAGATCAGCGCCGGAGAGCAGACCAAGCTGGTCACCCCCGACGCCGTCGCCAAGCTGGTCCTCGAAAAGATgaggg AAACGGCTCAGGCGGCGCTGGGCTCTGATGTCACGGACGCCGTCATCACGGTGCCCTTTGAGTTCTCCCAGGCCCAGAAGACCGCCTTAAG ggaggcggcggaggcggcAGGCTTCAACGTGCTGAGGTTGATCCACGAGCCTTCTGCTGCCCTGTTGGCGTACAACATCGGGCAGGAGTTCCCCTCAGGGAAGAG ccacgTGCTGGTCTACAAGCTGGGGGGCACGTCCCTGAGCGTGACGGCGCTGCAGGTGAACGGCGGGATGTTCCGGGTGCTGGACACGCTGACGGACCACAGCGTGGGCGGGGAGAGCTACACCGACGCCCTGGCCCTGCATCTGGCCGCCGAGTTCAAACG GTCCTTCAAGCAGGACATCAGCAACAACGCGCGGGCCATGATGAAGCTCACCAACGGGGCGGACCACGCCAagcactccctctcctccctgacCTCGGCCAACTGCTTCGTGGACTCCCTCCACGACGGCATGGACTTCGACTGCAACATCTCCAG AGCTCGCTTCGAGCAGCTTTGCTCGTCCCTGCTCAGCAAGAGCATCCAGCCGATCAAAACCCTACTGGAGACGGTGGGGCTCTCGGCCCGGGACTTCAGCCAG GTGGTGCTGTGCGGCGGCTCGGCCAGGATCCCGCGCCTCCAGAAGATGATCCAGGACCTGTTCCCCGACGTGGAGCAGCTGTGCTCCACCCCCCCGGACGAGGTCATCGCCATGGGCGCCGCCCTGGAGGCGGGGCTTCTGGCGGGCAAGGACGGCCCCTGCCCGGACGACGAGTCGGTCGCCGTGGAAGTGTGCTCCGCCGACATCCTGGTCAAG GAGCAGGACGAATCAGGCGCCGAGGTGTTCAACGTGCTGCTGCCGTCGGGCACGCCCCTCCCGGCGCGGCGCGTCCACACCCTGCAGGGCCCGGGCGCGCTGGCCTCCCTCTGCGTGGAGCTCTACCAGCGGGTGGCGCTGCAGCCCCAGACCTTGGCTCGG ATCGTCCTCAGAGACCTCGAGCCCAAGGAGGAGAACCACGACATCGACACGGTGTTGACCATGAAGAG GGACGGTTCCCTCCATGTGTCCTGTGTAGATCAAAGCAGTGGCAGGTCAGAGGTCGTCACCATAGCAGCAGCAtcctga